The sequence GATGTCCAGCTTCTTCATCAGCTCGCTGATCACGATGtcctgaacaaacaaacacagagtcacaggTGTTACTCAGGTGTAGCTGGGCCTGTACTGCAAAGTGAGATTAGCACTGGATCACCATGGTAACCGATGCTGCAGGTTAACGTCAAAGGATCAGATCGAAACCTGTCATCACCCGACCACTGACCAGTCAGTCCTACAGGATCCCGGCAGGGACAAAACAGTTCCCAGTAAAGTGCTGAATAATAAAGAGCATCAGACGTTTTCCAGATGTTCCAGATGTTTTCAAACacagcttcctgtttctgtatttagtttttattgttttgtattgGTGTGGACTGTTGTGTCAGTGGACACCAGCAGATGGACACCTTTCTGCTGTCGCTACAACCGGATTTTCTAAGGTGTCATGTTACACGACCTTCTTCCTTCAGTTCAATCTGACCGAGGGTCACAGCTGTGTCTCACAGGTTCTCTGTCATCAGGTGCCTGATGTTTACAGGTGAACGTGGTTGTGTTCAGGTGTTAACTCACGGTGACACCCTCCGCCTCGCAGTAGATCTGCAGAGGACTGAGGCCTTCTGGGAAATGGAGTTGTTGGAAGTTAATAGCAGGTGAGCGTCGCTCCCTCTCCTAAACAGTAAACAGCGTTTCCACGGAAACAGAGACAGCGTGTCAGTCTGATGGgtttaatttgttgttgttgatgttgctgtaaatatgtttgttttgatttgttgtcattgtttgtgTTAATGTCTATGACTGGATGACTGTTTGTTTTACCTCGAGCTCTAAGATCCTGAACTCCAGCAGCTCGTTCTGATCTCTGACGTCCTGGATGTCGTTCTTCAGTCGCAGCTCTTCACCTTCCATCTGCTTCACCTAAAGAACATCACACACGAAAAGATTCAGATACGACTTTTACTGTTTAATGTTTTAGATTCGGAGCCTTTAAACCGTGAGACTCCGTCTGTTTGAGCCTGTGGCGTTCGTCCAAATACCTCAccttctccaccagctcctgattCCTCTGATACAAGGcctgcttctcctccacccACTTCAcatcctgagagacagacagagacagagggacagagagagagagagagagagagagagagagagagagagagagagagagaaagagagagagacagggacagagagagagagagagagagagagagagagagagagagagagagagagagagagagagagagacagggacagagagagagagagagagagagagagagagagagacagggacagagagagaaacagagacaggaagcagtTTGAGCTGAACTTTATTTACACCTCATATCTGTCGCAGACCTGCTCTGTGTTCTACGTTCTACGATGTTCTACATCAGAAGTATTCAGCCATGTTCCAGAGGAAGCCAACAGCCTGCATGTGATTCCAGCTGATCACCTGAGCGGGTGATGTCACAGATTAGACCCTCCCCTCTACCTGACTGCGGTTCCTGACGGACCGACCTGATAGGACCCTCACCCAATCATCACTAAAGCTTCTGTCATACAATGGTCAAATCCGTCACGTCGACATTTAAGGTGGATTAACTGATTCACAACATCGTCTCACACAACCAgtaaaaagcaagaaaacattccaccttaaaagttGCTGTAAGCTGTTCACAGCCTCTGAGCCGCTCAGGGTGTGAAGCAGCAAAActtcatccattcatctctgAGACGTCACGTCGTGAGATGAACTCCACTGCTGGTGTTCATTCGCCTGATCCTCCACACCTGTGCTCCAGGTGTGACGTCATCAGCTGATCAAACCGGGACAGGTGCTCTTCATGGAACATGACTGGCCTCCCTGTTCTATGTTCTACTGTTCGTTCTACCTCTGTCTGGTTCTCATTGGCTCTCTGatcagcacaaagacacacccCTTTTCTCCGGGAGTCTACCCTGGAACCAACCAAAACGCAGATAATATTCTTACCTGGCCTATGGACCAATCATGTTTGTTTCAACAGCACGTCTGCTCTGTATCAGgttgtgtgtcattgtgtgtgtttgtcgcgctgctgactgtgtgtgtgtgtgtgtgtgttttcctgttacCAGTCCTTGTTGTTTCAGAGCTGACTCCAGATCTGCGACTCTGGTTTGGTATCGACTGATTtcgttcagcagctgctctctcgTCTGAAACACAGGGAGAACGTGTGTCAGCCGTCAGCGCTCCGCCGCAGCGATTCCAACCGCCGCTCAGAGGTTTGCTCACCTTCATTTCCTTCTCAGCGTCATAGTTTCCTCCACTCGTCTCCGTCAGCAGAGCGTACGCTCGCTGCAGAGCCTGATACTCCTGAGTCAGCTGACGGTATCGAAGCTCCGCCtcctcacgcacacacacctgaaacacacaaacagccatgtcaGAAAACCAATCAGACCAGTTACGACACCAGACAGAACAGCAGTGAGGGCAGTTTTTCACTGGTTCGACTGGTTGTGTTACACTGTGGTTACACTGTGGGCCACCACTGAAAGCATCCTGTGCCCCAGTGTGTcagtatggtacggcagctgTACAGCACAGGACAGAAAGGACTTAACCCGCGTGGTGAAGACAGCACAGGGGACTGTAGGCTGTCGGCtaccagatctggactcagtttacgcGGCTCGAGTCCAGAAAAGGGCCAGACGCATTGCAAcagaccccacccacccaggcaacgcactgtttgtaccgcttccatcaggaacgcgctacaggaacattaaaaccatcaccaacagactcagggacagcttcttccccagagctgtaaaagcaacagccccaccgcaGTGAAAACAGCCACATCCCACCCCCCTACCTCTAACATGCTCGCATAATCACAATAAAGATTCTTGATTCTACAGTttctttcacctgtgtgtgtgtgtgtgtgtgtgtgtgtgtgtgtgtgtgtgtgtctgtgtgctttacCTCCTCTGGTTCAGTATCTGGAgttctgtcagtgtgaaaagacaaagatgaTCCATCAGAGTCCACCGACGCTTCTTCATCGTAACCATAAAATGTCTCTATgacctgcacatgcacacacacacacacacgcacagtaaACAAACTAGGAGAGGACTTCCTCCTTGTTCCACATCAGTTTTCTGGATTTAACGTAACAGCGAGTGACTGACGTCGTGtcccagacaaacacaacacgTGAACAGACAAACATGGACATGTGTCCCCGGTCTCACCCTGCAGGCTCTGAAGGTGCGTTTCCTCCTCCCTGACTCCTGACGTCTGTATCTCAGTAACATGTCTCTCTCCTGCAcaatcaacacacacaacctgatcaacaacacaaacacagtaacatgACCACAACATTAGTGTGCAGTTTGTGGTCGTGTTCTCCAGCTGCTCCGGATTCATCTCATTGATGCTCGTTCAttaacagctgcagcacagacagtaAACACCTGTGGTGCTGTCAGTCGTGTCTGTACTGCTGCTCAATACTTACTATAACATTCTTTACATAACCGGCCGTCTCCagagcctgaaaacacacacacacacacacagatcagactTGTGAATGTGCAGCCCCTCACACCTGAGTCGTTAGGGTGTGACAGGTGAAACGGGCTCGTAAACCACACTGTTGTAGAAACGTAAACAGCAGGTGACTTTTACCTTGGACAGGTCGTCAATGATATGTTGTTGCTCAAGGACCTGTAACCGTAGaaactccatctctctctcctcctgactgtaaccatggtaactggtGGAGTGGCTGCGGTCCAGGTCATTCAATGAACTCGGTCTCCTCTGTAGATGACAATAAATGcttctgtttccatggtaacattGATGACGGGTGGTGCTATCAGAGACAGAATCTGAGGGAACTTCCTGTACGAAGTCTGTACTTCTCTGGTTGTTGTTCTGACTCGTCGATTACGGTGATTTACCACATGAAATCATGACATCACACAATCACATGATCTCCTTTCAGTTGGAGATACTCTGCTAAGCTAATCAGTTTTTAGCAGGAGCTGTTTATCTGGTGCCACTGTTCATCAGAGCTGTACAGATATAACTGTTTATAAAGGTTTAGATTTCCCTAACAAACTATTCTGTGGTATAATGTTAAAAGGTCTGTTTCCTGATACGTTCTgttctggttctgctgctgttcCTCAGAGAACCATAAATCTACATCAGCTtccttttgttgttatttttattcctCGGTTCAGTTTCTGAGTTCACTGATCCCAGTCTGGAACATTACTGACACTCAACACTCAGACCATGTTTGTCGATGTGTTGCCAGGGTCAGGGGTTACCATAGTTACCatctccaggttctcctgtgtGACGAAGCGAAGCTTGTTATCGAGGCGACGCAGAGCGAGAGCGAGCTCCTCGTTTTTCCTGCTCAGACGTTTGTTTTTGtccagaagaggaagaaactgaCTCTCGGCCTCTCGCAGACGCTTCAGCTGCACGAGgtgaagacaacagagaaaacacaggaaaccgAGGCATGAAGGATCAGcgctgacgtgtgtgtgtgtgtgtgtgtgtgtgtgtgtattctgtgtgtgtgtcaccagtTCGTTGCGTTCTTCAGACAGCAGAGCGTTTCGATCCTCCAGCTTCCTGACGACAGCGCTGAGCTCAGCAATTTTTAGCTGAAACCTCCGAGTATCCCGGTCCTCCtgagactgcacacacacacacacacagacacacacaccatacaatGTGAGGCATTATCTCAGGTTCACGCAGAAACAGTCTGCTTCGAGCTTTACACTTTGTCTCCTTCATAACAGCTGAGGATTatgggtattgtagtatttgGAGATGGAAACAAAGAGTAAATAATTCAAACATAAGGTCAGAACATAAACCTGTCTGATGGTTACATCATCCAGGTGAgtttctgtgtatttaaataATGCAAACGTTGTGGGTGTTGAGTTGTGCGGGTTCATAAATGAATATGCAGATACTGGAGCTCTTTCCCAAAACTTTTTTAGTCCGCCAGAAATCATAACAACTCCATCACAGAATACACTTCCTGTCTAACAATGGACATAAAAAGAATGCAGCAAATACTGCGCTCACAACATAAGAAATGTATTCCTCACAAACTAAACCAACTGGGGTGTGGCTGAACTGTCAACATTTACCGCTTGCACTACTTCCCTCCTCACATAAGAAGCGTCCTCGCTTctaaaagaggaaacagaagggACATAATAGGCATAACAATAAAACctcaacagtaaaacaacagtgaaCATTAGCAGGACAATGTAAATGTTTAGCTCATGTCCAGTTTCCTTTACTCTCAAGGAGCAGGTCTGTAACAATCTGGAGGCCGTACAAGGCGTCCTGACCTGGCCACCGAATGTTGAACCACAACAGTTAGTCGCTCAGCGCTCACTGTCGTAGAAGTGTTTCTCTGTTGGACAGGCACAGTAGAATGCTCCAGCAGTGGAGGGTCCTCCGGTGCTGCTACCACTGCAGGAGGTGTGTCCTGATGCACATAAGGCCGAGAGTCCGAGAGTGCTGTTAGTGGTGGTGGCCCTGGTCTCTGTGAAAGGTGTGGTGCAGGAGTGGATCCTGAAGCTGGAGGTGAAGGTCGTGCAGAAGACCACGAAGAGCGATAAGGCTTGAGACGATTGTAGTGAATGACCTTGGGTTGAGCTGGTCCAAAACCTGATAGCTGACTCCAGTGTCACCTGCACCAAAGTCTATAAGTCTAAGTCTATAGGGCTGCTGGTACCTGTCATTGCCTTGTGGATAGGCCTGACTGTTGCTGGGTTCTGGCGAGGAGTGGCGAAAATGTTGTGGAGGTGGATGTGAGTCCCAGTTGTCTGGATACCTCCCTGGGCTACTCTCATACTGTGAAGGAGACCGGTGTGAGCGTCGGGGCATGTGCATTTCACGGTGGTGCATTCTGCTTTGTTCCAGTTTCAGTGCACCCAGGTCTCTGTTCAGGTCTTTGACGGTAGCAGTCAGGTCTCGCACAGCATTTCTCAGGTAAGTATCACTGTCAGCAACATAATTAACTGATGTGCTAACATCACTAGAGGCAGTAGGTGGGGAAACTGGCATGACTAAGCGTGCTGCTTGGCTGGCTACTTCAAAAGCTTCCTTAAATGTTTTCACCCCTCTCTCGTGATACTTTACATGGAGCTCCTGATTCAAACCAGCGAAGAATCTCGACATTTTCATGTACTCAGTGGTATTTTGTTCAAAATCCGGAAATGCTTCTTTCACAAGtctgcacacagcagcagcatagaCTTCCATGGCCTCGTTTGGTAATCTGTGCCGAGCATTTGGAAATGTCTGAAAGGAGGCAATGACGCCTTTCTGACCAAAAGCAGCCTGCAGGTGTTTCTTAGTTTCAGCATAAGAGCGTTTCAGCAGGCAGATTCTCCCAGACTAATCAAGTGGGTAACTCCAACGCCAGTATTCCGTCCATGTCCGCATTGTTATCCTTGTAGCCCATAGCTGGAAAGACTCACGGCCGTCGTTGCAGAACGGCGGAGGCAGAGGAATGCCCCTCGGCGTTCCCTGCGAGCCGGTGGGTGAAGCAGCGCCGGTCCGACGTCGCGGCGACGGCCACTGGGATGCGGTGAATCCTCGTCGGACACTGTAGCACACTACGACTGAATGAGTCAACCGAGACGCGGAGACtaacaacactgtaaaactacTAAAACAAGAAAACGGAGATGGCGCCAACAAGCGAACCCGCCGTACTACACTGTGAGGTGAAGCTAAGCGGCTAGCGGCAGCTAACGTAGCTAGCAGTCAGCTCCCGACCTGAAAACTGAGAAGAGTCCCCAAAACTCGTCACCGCTGCCACCAGTGTAAACGTTGTGGGTGTTGAGTTGTGCGGGTTCATAAATGAATATGCAGACACTGGAGCTCTTTCCCAAAACTTTTTTAGTCCGCCAGAAATCATAACAACTCCATCACAGAAtacacttcctgtctcttcttctctcacttccgggacttcctctctctctgattttcacaataaaagcctcacTCTAACAATGACCATAAAAAGAATGCAGCAAATACTGCGCtcacaacataaaaaatgtattcCTCACAAACTAAACCAACTGGGGTGTGGCTGAACTGTCAACATTTACCTCTTACAATAAAtactcagcagcagctcctcaacCACCAGCTGCAAACACGTCACCGCGGTGATACCCATCATGCAACAGTATGGCTGCACATCAGCACCTGATGTGGCCACTGGGTTACTGCCGTTATCAGAGTTACCAGATGGCGGAATGAGCGGGTTGGGGGTTAGGATGATGTTGATTGGTCCCAATCACaggattaaacacacacacgtgaaaaACACAGTCAGCTGGTCACATGAAGACTAGTGGACGGTGCATACCGGGTTAGGGACAAGAGGGTGGGTGTGGTCAGGTGTTTCACGATGTCACAATGAACTCGCGACCAGGTAACGTGTAGTTGTGGCATGAAGTAAAAGACCAGTGATTTTTTATCGTGTAGTACGAGCAGGGAGAGGCGGAGCTTACAATGTGAGGAGTAGTGTTAGGGGTGGAGCTAGCTGCATGACCGGGGTGGTTTAGTCCCGCCCTCTGTGCATCTCTCAGGGCTGCGATTTGCTGCTCGGCTGCCTGAGTCTGCAGCTGGAGGCGGTGAGCGTGTCCAGCCTGCAGCCCCAGGGCTTTATCCAAAACACTGACAGCTCTGTCCTTCAGCTTTATCTCATCcatctgcacacagacaggtgagagacagacagggagacagacagctTAGAGTGGGGTTAAACAGGTAGACGTGAGACAGGTTAGGGAAGGAGACACATGATGTGTCAGTTCATGTTGTTTGGTTTgaaggaaaaatgaagaaattagTAATTTATTGAAAAAGGATCAAACAGTTGGTTAGTTACAATAAATAAGTGCAGGTGTGACTGGTTCCTCATGAACTGTTGGCAGAATGATCAGAAAGCTGAGAGGAGctgacaagaaaagaaaaagagggtgaaggAAAGAGAGACCTGATCCtgagcagcagcctcagcagcaaCACCAGAACTGATCAGTTCATCTGATCCTTTTAATAATAATGTCCTCAGAATTAACGTCAATGAAAAGAACCTCAGTTCAGTCCATTTGTCACAGTTCACATTCTCTGTCCCCTAAaaacacagaggtcagaggtcagtgtgaAGCTAACTACAGGGCCCTGGATGGCCAAAACGCTGTCAACTGTcactaaacattttctttgttggTGCTGTGTGAGAAGCTTGATCCTGATCCAACTTCTTCACTGGAGCCAGAAACGATTCAGAAACGATTCAAAGGTCacgtttaaaatgttttacagtctgaatgaaaaacctttttttttaaaattgactTGTAAAAGTTGAACtacagattatttttaaatattttttgtgaagcagcagctgttggTGAAGTTGTGAAGTGAgtctgttcagtgtgtgtgaggctgtttgtgttgtacCAGTCTGTGTTGGACTCtcagtgtcttttctttgtcttgtacCAGCCTGTGAAGCTCAGTCATTCTTTGCTTTCTCATGTATTCatgttaataataatgtgtTCATTCATCAGTGAGTCCATCAGTGCAAGTTTGTAGAAattccatttttgttttcatgcttttaaGCCAAAAGGTTTTTTGTTGTATTACAGAAAGTTTGCATGACAACGTTCCTGAGGACAAACCCACACTCTGTGGTTTAACAGTGTCTGCAACgctagaaaataaaaaacaacaaaccagaGGTGTCCACGCTGTCCCACAGAGCGCCttgtggctgcaggtttctgttccagccaagcagcagcacaccagacctgactcatttaatcagctgatctcagtcttcagacagctgattggtcaaacggTGTGCTACACGTCCCTTTGTGGGACAGTGTGGACACCTCTGCTTCAGACCTTTTTAAAACCAAACCTGCTGCAGTAACTGTTCACTTTGACACAAACTGGAGGTCAAACTGTCTGATGTTTGTTATCACTGTGACTGTGGAGCAGTTGAACTACCTGTCAGTGTATTTCAGACTTCCATCAGATTCAGAGTCATTGTATTGAAGCAGGAACGAGATTTTTGAAACAACACTGTTaagtatgttttgtttgtggtgaaATACGGAAACCTGGAGCAGCAAGAGAAAATCAGAGTGAACAGATGTGTTAGCACACGTGTTAACAGACGTGCAAATGCTCATGTGAGTGTGATAGTGCCTCGTACCAGTCGGCGGATCTCCCTCTCGCAGTCTTTCTTGGTCCTGTTCAGCTCCTCCTGGTGTTGGTGATGAGCTGATCGCAGCTCGGCCGCTCGGGCCTGGCAGGCCTGCTGAGCCGATGTCAGAGCCTCCTCGGCGTACCTCTTTGCTCCTCGCAGCTCCTGAATTTCCTGCTGGAGGCGACAACGCTCTGCCTCCCAGCTCCTCCTCGCCTCTTCTACCTCTGCTAGCAGAGCGCTCCTCACCTGAAGAACGACAAGACTTAAATTATCCTCCATATCCACAAGAACGTCCCACTCAGAACAAATCCAGAAACAAACGGCCTCTCTGGGTTTAGAGAGACCATGATGGCATCATcaggtctgctgctgtttgacttgGACACTCAGGAACGATACATCCGAAAAGATAcatccaggaggaggaggaccacTGCTCCTTGTTAAAACGAGTCTGCTGAGGTGGTTCACCATCTGATCAGGACACTCCTGGACGCCCTGTGGAAGAAGACACCCtgagacagatggatggattaTATATCCCATCAGGCCTGGGGACACTTCAGGAACTTCTAGGAAGTTCAGGAGGATGAGGCTGCTGAGAAGAACAAGCTACTTCAGTTTACCTGCTGCCGGGATGGTGTGGACCTGGATAAACTGCAGGAAATGGAAGGACAGActtaaaaaaagacaggaggaggacagagcaggtagacagacaggtagatctacagacagacaggtagattGGCTCACCTTGTCTGTGGACCCGTCCCTCAGTGTTAGCACCAGTCCATTCAGACGTTGAATCTCTCCGTCTTTAATCTTGATAACCCTCATCAGCTCCATCTCGTGTTGCCGTAGTAACGTCTCCCTGGTAACTGCCAGCTCCTTCTGCTTCTCCTCATGGAGTTTGGTCTTCAGCTCTGTCACTGCAACTGTCGCCCGGTGATGCTCTGCTCTCAGCTCctgactcttctctctctccagacgACTCACCTGAGGACACGCAGTGAGCAGCACGGCGTCGTACTACAGTCACACGAGTCTCAGCAGTGCTCTGGGTTTTGTAGTCCTTACCTTGTTCTTTTCCTGTTGTAGTTCTATCTGGATGTCTGTCAGTTTGGCTCTCAGCTCCTCATTGGCTGCTTGAAGGGTTGCCATGGCGTCCGCTCGCTCCCCCTTCCCCCGCCCCCCCGCTCCTCTCTTTGACatcaccacctccacctgcaGGCTCCGCCCCGAACTGTCTGTCAATCTGAAGTTAGACTACATCTGcaccagtacacacacacatacaggtacacacagatacacacaaatacacacaaatacacaaccacacacagagaaacacaaccatgaacacacacttcatttagtgtcacacaggtgtttccagGTGTCTGACACCTGTGTGGTGACAGTTTGTTCCTGCtggtgcagcagaaacacatgATGCCAGAGAGCTGATTAAACTCTGTGTGACACGACAGCAGACGTAGCATcgttagcagcagcagcttctctgaCACCACAAACTCAGCACGTGTGCTTGGTGCAGGACAGGTGACCCTCTGACAGGTGAACCGACACACTGCACAGCAGAAATACATGACTGTCTCCATGGTAACGCCATCAGCCCCGCTGTCATCATCACtgtacacacatttaaacacacacacacagttcaggcctaacacacacacatagataaaTCACTCACCGTCCAATAGGAAACCTCTGCCACtgcattgctgtgtgtgtgtgtgtgtgtgtgtgtgtgtgtgtgtgtgtgtgtgagtaggttagccttctctccacagcatgCTAACAGCAACTAGCTTCACTGcagttcactctgtgtctcactgatcactgtgtctgtgtgcgtgtgtgtgtgtccactgccAGCATCAGTCTccctccacctgtctgtctgtctgtgtctgtctgtctgtgtgcctgcCTCTGATAGCAGTTAGCAGTTAgctcctgtcagtgtgtgtttgtgtgtcggtGCTGTTAGcatctctgcagcctctgctggcgtcatctcctcctccttctcctcctcctcctcctcctcttcctcccagcATCCCTCTGTGTGATGGAGAGCCGAACCATCAGagctctgtctccctctgctggacGCTCGTCTCCATCACACCTTCACATCTCCCTgctgaaaatgtcactgtggTTGAATCAAGGTTGAAATAAGTTTTGAAGgtgttgaaatgaaaaactggGATTCAGacatttgaaataataaaaactagCAGCTGCAGATGTGTTCAGGCGTCCATGTGACAGACAGACGATGAGGACTTCACCTGACAAACAAGACCTTTATGAAATTATTGGAACATGGCTTTCTTTCTGGAATGAggttcatcttcatcatctttcaCACATTCAAATCTTTGAATCCTGTTCAGACTCAAAACGTTCGACCTTTCACATCTTTGCTTTAATGTCTTAGTTTGTCT comes from Toxotes jaculatrix isolate fToxJac2 chromosome 21, fToxJac2.pri, whole genome shotgun sequence and encodes:
- the jakmip3 gene encoding janus kinase and microtubule-interacting protein 3 isoform X5, with product MEVYAAAVCRLVKEAFPDFEQNTTEYMKMSRFFAGLNQELHVKYHERGVKTFKEAFEVASQAARLVMPVSPPTASSDVSTSVNYVADSDTYLRNAVRDLTATVKDLNRDLGALKLEQSRMHHREMHMPRRSHRSPSQYESSPGRYPDNWDSHPPPQHFRHSSPEPSNSRLKPYRSSWSSARPSPPASGSTPAPHLSQRPGPPPLTALSDSRPYVHQDTPPAVVAAPEDPPLLEHSTVPVQQRNTSTTVSAERLTVVVQHSVARSEDASYVRREVVQASQEDRDTRRFQLKIAELSAVVRKLEDRNALLSEERNELLKRLREAESQFLPLLDKNKRLSRKNEELALALRRLDNKLRFVTQENLEMVTMRRPSSLNDLDRSHSTSYHGYSQEEREMEFLRLQVLEQQHIIDDLSKALETAGYVKNVIERDMLLRYRRQESGRRKRTFRACRVIETFYGYDEEASVDSDGSSLSFHTDRTPDTEPEEVCVREEAELRYRQLTQEYQALQRAYALLTETSGGNYDAEKEMKTREQLLNEISRYQTRVADLESALKQQGLDVKWVEEKQALYQRNQELVEKVKQMEGEELRLKNDIQDVRDQNELLEFRILELEERERRSPAINFQQLHFPEGLSPLQIYCEAEGVTDIVISELMKKLDILGDNAVSNLSNEEQVAVIHARTVLTLAEKWLESIEVTKSALQQKMLDIESEKDLFSKQKGYLDEELDYRKQSMDQAHKRILELEAMLFEALQQEEESRMEGLKIEGGRLSETLTEGERDGLRRAMDQWKRTVMCELRERDAQILRDRMEILQLTQQRNKELEEFIEAQKRQIKELEEKCVQACRVQGGVSQEDSGFGSSSSLTEAQWLHCPTHQPLAAVTQSEQSPAVS
- the jakmip3 gene encoding janus kinase and microtubule-interacting protein 3 isoform X6, which gives rise to MEVYAAAVCRLVKEAFPDFEQNTTEYMKMSRFFAGLNQELHVKYHERGVKTFKEAFEVASQAARLVMPVSPPTASSDVSTSVNYVADSDTYLRNAVRDLTATVKDLNRDLGALKLEQSRMHHREMHMPRRSHRSPSQYESSPGRYPDNWDSHPPPQHFRHSSPEPSNSRLKPYRSSWSSARPSPPASGSTPAPHLSQRPGPPPLTALSDSRPYVHQDTPPAVVAAPEDPPLLEHSTVPVQQRNTSTTVSAERLTVVVQHSVARSEDASYVRREVVQASQEDRDTRRFQLKIAELSAVVRKLEDRNALLSEERNELVTHTQNTHTHTHTHTHVSADPSCLGFLCFLCCLHLVQLKRLREAESQFLPLLDKNKRLSRKNEELALALRRLDNKLRFVTQENLEMVTMRRPSSLNDLDRSHSTSYHGYSQEEREMEFLRLQVLEQQHIIDDLSKALETAGYVKNVIERDMLLRYRRQESGRRKRTFRACRVIETFYGYDEEASVDSDGSSLSFHTDRTPDTEPEEVCVREEAELRYRQLTQEYQALQRAYALLTETSGGNYDAEKEMKTREQLLNEISRYQTRVADLESALKQQGLDVKWVEEKQALYQRNQELVEKVKQMEGEELRLKNDIQDVRDQNELLEFRILELEERERRSPAINFQQLHFPEGLSPLQIYCEAEGVTDIVISELMKKLDILGDNANLSNEEQVAVIHARTVLTLAEKWLESIEVTKSALQQKMLDIESEKDLFSKQKGYLDEELDYRKQSMDQAHKRILELEAMLFEALQQEEESRMEGLKIEGGRLSETLTEGERDGLRRAMDQWKRTVMCELRERDAQILRDRMEILQLTQQRNKELEEFIEAQKRQIKELEEKFLFLFLFFSLAFILWS
- the jakmip3 gene encoding janus kinase and microtubule-interacting protein 3 isoform X2, which produces MEVYAAAVCRLVKEAFPDFEQNTTEYMKMSRFFAGLNQELHVKYHERGVKTFKEAFEVASQAARLVMPVSPPTASSDVSTSVNYVADSDTYLRNAVRDLTATVKDLNRDLGALKLEQSRMHHREMHMPRRSHRSPSQYESSPGRYPDNWDSHPPPQHFRHSSPEPSNSRLKPYRSSWSSARPSPPASGSTPAPHLSQRPGPPPLTALSDSRPYVHQDTPPAVVAAPEDPPLLEHSTVPVQQRNTSTTVSAERLTVVVQHSVARSEDASYVRREVVQASQEDRDTRRFQLKIAELSAVVRKLEDRNALLSEERNELVTHTQNTHTHTHTHTHVSADPSCLGFLCFLCCLHLVQLKRLREAESQFLPLLDKNKRLSRKNEELALALRRLDNKLRFVTQENLEMVTMRRPSSLNDLDRSHSTSYHGYSQEEREMEFLRLQVLEQQHIIDDLSKALETAGYVKNVIERDMLLRYRRQESGRRKRTFRACRVIETFYGYDEEASVDSDGSSLSFHTDRTPDTEPEEVCVREEAELRYRQLTQEYQALQRAYALLTETSGGNYDAEKEMKTREQLLNEISRYQTRVADLESALKQQGLDVKWVEEKQALYQRNQELVEKVKQMEGEELRLKNDIQDVRDQNELLEFRILELEERERRSPAINFQQLHFPEGLSPLQIYCEAEGVTDIVISELMKKLDILGDNANLSNEEQVAVIHARTVLTLAEKWLESIEVTKSALQQKMLDIESEKDLFSKQKGYLDEELDYRKQSMDQAHKRILELEAMLFEALQQEEESRMEGLKIEGGRLSETLTEGERDGLRRAMDQWKRTVMCELRERDAQILRDRMEILQLTQQRNKELEEFIEAQKRQIKELEEKCVQACRVQGGVSQEDSGFGSSSSLTEAQWLHCPTHQPLAAVTQSEQSPAVS
- the jakmip3 gene encoding janus kinase and microtubule-interacting protein 3 isoform X3, giving the protein MEVYAAAVCRLVKEAFPDFEQNTTEYMKMSRFFAGLNQELHVKYHERGVKTFKEAFEVASQAARLVMPVSPPTASSDVSTSVNYVADSDTYLRNAVRDLTATVKDLNRDLGALKLEQSRMHHREMHMPRRSHRSPSQYESSPGRYPDNWDSHPPPQHFRHSSPEPSNSRLKPYRSSWSSARPSPPASGSTPAPHLSQRPGPPPLTALSDSRPYVHQDTPPAVVAAPEDPPLLEHSTVPVQQRNTSTTVSAERLTVVVQHSVARSEDASYVRREVVQASQEDRDTRRFQLKIAELSAVVRKLEDRNALLSEERNELVTHTQNTHTHTHTHTHVSADPSCLGFLCFLCCLHLVQLKRLREAESQFLPLLDKNKRLSRKNEELALALRRLDNKLRFVTQENLEMRRPSSLNDLDRSHSTSYHGYSQEEREMEFLRLQVLEQQHIIDDLSKALETAGYVKNVIERDMLLRYRRQESGRRKRTFRACRVIETFYGYDEEASVDSDGSSLSFHTDRTPDTEPEEVCVREEAELRYRQLTQEYQALQRAYALLTETSGGNYDAEKEMKTREQLLNEISRYQTRVADLESALKQQGLDVKWVEEKQALYQRNQELVEKVKQMEGEELRLKNDIQDVRDQNELLEFRILELEERERRSPAINFQQLHFPEGLSPLQIYCEAEGVTDIVISELMKKLDILGDNAVSNLSNEEQVAVIHARTVLTLAEKWLESIEVTKSALQQKMLDIESEKDLFSKQKGYLDEELDYRKQSMDQAHKRILELEAMLFEALQQEEESRMEGLKIEGGRLSETLTEGERDGLRRAMDQWKRTVMCELRERDAQILRDRMEILQLTQQRNKELEEFIEAQKRQIKELEEKCVQACRVQGGVSQEDSGFGSSSSLTEAQWLHCPTHQPLAAVTQSEQSPAVS